The proteins below are encoded in one region of Takifugu rubripes chromosome 1, fTakRub1.2, whole genome shotgun sequence:
- the tbc1d4 gene encoding TBC1 domain family member 4 isoform X1, translated as MESLAEKDNCSSKSGRRFSLTYIGWSALDRRTTLPMLPWLVAEIRRRSEKGDCGPVVQPREVHLVLNPPFVRCVPSSSTNSSVFIFEHKAQLISRFIHNSNDLTYFAYLLRGQPDNPESQMSCHVFKACDPNQVSEVICRIRQVSKSVLKGDAKPKQEADEAFYNSQKFEVLYCGKVTVMHKKAPPTLVDDCIDKFHQHEVEQKRLRLLNGQRGSMEHNPVEFLIGGEGDKVPPSLTERGEDTESAGVDDTAGVQSLCSRGSFPECILEDSGFEEPQEFRTRCSSLAGSLQMKPGEGVIMGPPRRRHSSAPNHVQPSNAEKNRTMLFQVGRFEVNLISPDSKTVVLEKNFKDISSCCQGIKHSDHFGFICRDQLDSGPSQYVCFVFQCASESLVEEVMLTLKQAFSTAAALQSNKTEIQLCEACPIHDLHKLCERIEGLYPPRAKIAIQKYLSQLTDNEQAEIFERVQKLKPRSDQEENELVIFHLRQLCDNKQTSHVHIGENAVSSASGADSSASASRFKLDLLKNKARTSLTNSLENIFARGASRMRGRLGSMGSIGSFERQDEESPGPSPPGSPPTFAENDPENGVQFRRRAHTFSHPPVKKRISFEGQSNSQSKAALHRQQSVNPELLQSSPTAVSSRTRSVSESESSFNLPSSFSAPTFLKSIYQGSLGSLSSLADSGTLKSNGEGRKRTLSSCSNDSLSWGLPPTPRRVSWRQKIFLRVASPMSKSPAPMHHPDDSKGQELLPLSPHSRRSVMDPSRHLLPPGEKPKRTSADYRALWKTAIHQQILLLRMEKENQRLEEASRDELHIRKMKLNYQEVGQCSKDAQALWERKLTAPGRTTVQQDKKELYHALCQGVPKNRRGEVWLLLSYQHRLRHRLPQRLHAPDTPYQDLLKQLTAQQHAILVDLGRTFPTHQYFSAQLGAGQLSLYNLLKAYSLLDTEVGYCQGISFVAGVLLLHMSEEQAFDMLRFLMYDLGIRQQYKPDMISLQIQMYQLSRLLHDYHRELYTHLEDHEISPSLYAAPWFLTLFASQFPLGFVSRIFDFVFVQGTGVIFKVALCLLSSHEGEIMECDSFESIVDYLKSTLPALSQSQMEKTIAKVVDMDISKQLHAYEVEYHVLQDEMLDAGAVLDDSDRLDKLEKTNMQLKRQNMDLLEKLQAARQKIQSLETSVENFLSRESKMKHMIRSLEQEKAAYQKTIERMRSCLPLDTPTDVEMTQIKTGPNGKAKTEAKKP; from the exons ATGGAGAGTTTGGCAGAGAAGGACAACTGTTCTTCCAAATCCGGCAGGAGGTTCTCCTTGACTTACATCGGCTGGTCCGCGCTGGACAGGCGGACCACTCTGCCCATGCTGCCGTGGCTGGTGGCTGAGATCCGCAGGAGGAGCGAGAAGGGCGACTGCGGCCCCGTGGTGCAGCCGAGGGAGGTGCACCTGGTCCTTAATCCCCCTTTTGTCCGCTGCGtcccctccagcagcaccaactcctcggtttttatttttgaacacAAAGCGCAGCTCATCTCTCGCTTCATCCACAACAGCAATGACCTCACATATTTTGCTTATCTCCTGCGGGGCCAGCCGGACAACCCGGAGTCCCAGATGTCTTGTCACGTATTCAAGGCCTGCGACCCCAACCAG GTCTCTGAGGTGATTTGCAGAATTCGCCAAGTGTCCAAATCTGTCCTAAAGGGAGATGCcaaacccaaacaggaagctgacgAAGCCTTCTACAACTCCCAGAAATTTGAAGTGCTTTACTGTGGCAAG GTGACAGTGATGCACAAAAAGGCTCCACCAACCCTCGTCGACGACTGCATCGATAAATTTCATCAGCATGAGGTCGAGCAAAAGCGCCTGCGCCTGCTCAACGGGCAGCGGGGGTCCATGGAGCACAACCCTGTGGAGTTTCTGATTGGAGGGGAAGGAGACAAAGTCCCCCCTTCCCTGACTGAGCGAGGAGAAGATACGGAAAGTGCCGGAGTAGATGACACTGCAGGAG TTCAAAGCCTGTGCAGCAGAGGATCTTTTCCTGAGTGCATCCTGGAGGATTCTGGGTTCGAGGAGCCTCAGGAGTTCCGTACACGTTGCAGCAGCCTGGCTGGCAGTCTTCAGATGAAACCAGGGGAAGGTGTCATCATGGGCCCCCCACGCCGCCGACACTCCAGCGCACCAAATCACGTTCAGCCGTCCAATGCGGAAAAGAACCGCACGATGCTCTTTCAG GTGGGTCGTTTTGAAGTAAACCTCATAAGTCCTGACAGTAAAACTGTGGTGTTGGAGAAAAACTTCAAGGATATCTCCTCCTGCTGTCAG gGTATCAAGCATTCGGACCACTTCGGTTTCATCTGTCGGGACCAGCTGGACTCTGGGCCCAGTCAATATGTGTGCTTTGTTTTCCAGTGTGCCAGTGAGTCCCTG gtggaggaggtgatgctTACGTTGAAGCAGGCCTTctctacagcagcagctctgcagagcaACAAAACAGAGATCCAGCTATGTGAAGCCTGCCCCATTCATGACCTGCACAAACTCTGTGAGCGGATTGAAG gtctctACCCACCCAGAGCAAAGATAGCCATCCAAAAATATCTCTCCCAGCTCACCGATAATGAACAGGCTGAGATTTTTGAACGGGTTCAG AAATTAAAGCCCCGGTCAGACCAAGAGGAGAACGAGCTGGTGATTTTTCATCTGAGGCAGCTGTGCGACAACAAGCAGACGTCCCACGTTCACATCGGAGAG AATGCAGTGAGCAGCGCGTCAGGAGCAGACTCCTCAGCTAGTGCCAGTCGCTTCAAACTTGATCTCCTCAAGAATAAAGCACGCACCTCCCTCACCAACTCTCTGGAGAACATCTTTGCAAGG GGTGCCAGCCGGATGCGGGGGCGCTTGGGAAGCATGGGGAGCATTGGCAGTTTTGAAAGG CAGGATGAGGAATCTCCGGGGCCCTCCCCTCCAGGTTCTCCCCCCACCTTTGCTGAAAATGACCCGGAAAATGGCGTCCAGTTCCGCCGGCGTGCCCACACCTTCAGCCACCCACCTGTGAAGAAACGCATCTCCTTCGAGGGCCAGTCAAACAGCCAGAGCAAGGCTGCCCTGCACAGGCAACAGTCTGTAAACCCCGAGCTGCTCCAGAGCAG TCCCACGGCTGTCTCCTCAAGAACGCGCAGCGTTTCGGAGAGCGAGTCCTCCTTcaacctcccctcctctttctccgcTCCCACTTTCCTGAAAAGCATTTACCAGGGTTCACTGGGCTCCCTGAGCTCCCTGGCAGACAGTGGGACCCTCAAGAG CAACGGTGAAGGCAGGAAGAGAACCCTTTCTAGCTGCAGTAATGACTCGCTGAGCTGGGGGCTGCCTCCGACCCCACGCAGGGTCTCCTGGAGACAGAAGATCTTCCTCAGGGTTGCATCACCGATGAGCAAATCACCTGCACCCATGCACCACCCAG ACGACTCTAAAGGCCAGGAgttgttgcctctttctccacATTCAAGAAGATCTGTTATGGACCCATCAAGGCATCTGCTTCCACCGGGGGAGAAGCCCAAGAGGACCTCAGCTGACTATCGGGCCCTATGGAAAACTGCCATCCACCAGCAGATCCTACTTCTGCGCATGGAAAAGGAGAACCAGAGACTGGAAG AAG CGAGCCGTGATGAACTGCACATACGCAAGATGAAACTGAACTATCAGGAAGTGGGCCAGTGCTCCAAAGATGCTCAGGCACTGTGGGAGAGAAAACTAACAGCCCCAGGCAGAACAACTGTTCAGCAAGATAAGAAGGAGTTATACCATGCGCTCTGCCAAG GTGTTCCCAAGAACAGACGTGGGGAAGTTTGGTTGCTTCTTTCCTATCAGCATCGGCTCCGCCACAGGCTGCCCCAGCGTCTGCATGCCCCAGACACACCCTATCAGGATTTGCTGAAGCAGCTGACCGCGCAGCAACATGCCATTCTGGTGGATCTAG GGCGGACCTTCCCCACCCACCAAtacttctcagcccagctggGTGCAGGGCAACTTTCCCTCTACAACCTCCTTAAAGCTTATTCTCTGCTGGATACAGAG GTTGGTTACTGTCAGGGTATCAGCTTTGTAGCCGGagtgctgctgcttcacatGAGCGAGGAGCAGGCCTTTGACATGCTGAGGTTCCTCATGTATGACCTGGGCATCAGGCAGCAGTACAAACCAGACATGATCTCTCTGCAG ATTCAGATGTACCAGCTCTCCAGACTGCTCCATGACTACCACCGTGAGTTGTACACTCATCTCGAGGATCACGAGATCAGCCCAAGCCTTTACGCAGCACCGTGGTTCCTCACACTCTTCGCCTCACAGTTCCCACTCGGCTTTGTGTCGCGTATTTTTG ATTTTGTATTCGTCCAAGGGACTGGAGTGATATTTAAAGTGGCACTCTGTCTGCTGAGCAGCCATGAGGGGGAGATAATGGAATGTGACAGCTTTGAGAGCATTGTGGACTATTTAAAATCTACACTTCCTGCCCTCAGTCAGTCACAGATGGAAAAGACTATTGCAAAG GTCGTGGATATGGACATCTCCAAGCAACTGCACGCATATGAAGTGGAGTACCATGTCCTGCAGGATGAGATGCTGGATGCAGGTGCTGTGTTGGATGACTCTGACCGTCTTGACAAGCTGGAAAAGACCAACATGCAGCTGAAAAGGCAAAACATGGACCTGCTGGAAAAACTTCAG GCTGCGAGGCAGAAGATTCAGTCGCTGGAGACGAGTGTGGAGAACTTCCTTTCTCGGGAGAGCAAAATGAAGCACATGATTCGCTCCTTGGAGCAGGAGAAGGCAGCTTACCAGAAGACCATTGAACGCATGCGCTCATGCCTTCCCCTTGACACTCCGACAGATGTGGAGATGACCCAGATCAAAACAGGTCCCAACGGGAAAGCCAAAACTGAAGCCAAGAAGCCCTGA
- the tbc1d4 gene encoding TBC1 domain family member 4 isoform X3 has protein sequence MESLAEKDNCSSKSGRRFSLTYIGWSALDRRTTLPMLPWLVAEIRRRSEKGDCGPVVQPREVHLVLNPPFVRCVPSSSTNSSVFIFEHKAQLISRFIHNSNDLTYFAYLLRGQPDNPESQMSCHVFKACDPNQVSEVICRIRQVSKSVLKGDAKPKQEADEAFYNSQKFEVLYCGKVTVMHKKAPPTLVDDCIDKFHQHEVEQKRLRLLNGQRGSMEHNPVEFLIGGEGDKVPPSLTERGEDTESAGVDDTAGVQSLCSRGSFPECILEDSGFEEPQEFRTRCSSLAGSLQMKPGEGVIMGPPRRRHSSAPNHVQPSNAEKNRTMLFQVGRFEVNLISPDSKTVVLEKNFKDISSCCQGIKHSDHFGFICRDQLDSGPSQYVCFVFQCASESLVEEVMLTLKQAFSTAAALQSNKTEIQLCEACPIHDLHKLCERIEGLYPPRAKIAIQKYLSQLTDNEQAEIFERVQKLKPRSDQEENELVIFHLRQLCDNKQTSHVHIGENAVSSASGADSSASASRFKLDLLKNKARTSLTNSLENIFARGASRMRGRLGSMGSIGSFERDEESPGPSPPGSPPTFAENDPENGVQFRRRAHTFSHPPVKKRISFEGQSNSQSKAALHRQQSVNPELLQSSPTAVSSRTRSVSESESSFNLPSSFSAPTFLKSIYQGSLGSLSSLADSGTLKSNGEGRKRTLSSCSNDSLSWGLPPTPRRVSWRQKIFLRVASPMSKSPAPMHHPDDSKGQELLPLSPHSRRSVMDPSRHLLPPGEKPKRTSADYRALWKTAIHQQILLLRMEKENQRLEEASRDELHIRKMKLNYQEVGQCSKDAQALWERKLTAPGRTTVQQDKKELYHALCQGVPKNRRGEVWLLLSYQHRLRHRLPQRLHAPDTPYQDLLKQLTAQQHAILVDLGRTFPTHQYFSAQLGAGQLSLYNLLKAYSLLDTEVGYCQGISFVAGVLLLHMSEEQAFDMLRFLMYDLGIRQQYKPDMISLQIQMYQLSRLLHDYHRELYTHLEDHEISPSLYAAPWFLTLFASQFPLGFVSRIFDFVFVQGTGVIFKVALCLLSSHEGEIMECDSFESIVDYLKSTLPALSQSQMEKTIAKVVDMDISKQLHAYEVEYHVLQDEMLDAGAVLDDSDRLDKLEKTNMQLKRQNMDLLEKLQAARQKIQSLETSVENFLSRESKMKHMIRSLEQEKAAYQKTIERMRSCLPLDTPTDVEMTQIKTGPNGKAKTEAKKP, from the exons ATGGAGAGTTTGGCAGAGAAGGACAACTGTTCTTCCAAATCCGGCAGGAGGTTCTCCTTGACTTACATCGGCTGGTCCGCGCTGGACAGGCGGACCACTCTGCCCATGCTGCCGTGGCTGGTGGCTGAGATCCGCAGGAGGAGCGAGAAGGGCGACTGCGGCCCCGTGGTGCAGCCGAGGGAGGTGCACCTGGTCCTTAATCCCCCTTTTGTCCGCTGCGtcccctccagcagcaccaactcctcggtttttatttttgaacacAAAGCGCAGCTCATCTCTCGCTTCATCCACAACAGCAATGACCTCACATATTTTGCTTATCTCCTGCGGGGCCAGCCGGACAACCCGGAGTCCCAGATGTCTTGTCACGTATTCAAGGCCTGCGACCCCAACCAG GTCTCTGAGGTGATTTGCAGAATTCGCCAAGTGTCCAAATCTGTCCTAAAGGGAGATGCcaaacccaaacaggaagctgacgAAGCCTTCTACAACTCCCAGAAATTTGAAGTGCTTTACTGTGGCAAG GTGACAGTGATGCACAAAAAGGCTCCACCAACCCTCGTCGACGACTGCATCGATAAATTTCATCAGCATGAGGTCGAGCAAAAGCGCCTGCGCCTGCTCAACGGGCAGCGGGGGTCCATGGAGCACAACCCTGTGGAGTTTCTGATTGGAGGGGAAGGAGACAAAGTCCCCCCTTCCCTGACTGAGCGAGGAGAAGATACGGAAAGTGCCGGAGTAGATGACACTGCAGGAG TTCAAAGCCTGTGCAGCAGAGGATCTTTTCCTGAGTGCATCCTGGAGGATTCTGGGTTCGAGGAGCCTCAGGAGTTCCGTACACGTTGCAGCAGCCTGGCTGGCAGTCTTCAGATGAAACCAGGGGAAGGTGTCATCATGGGCCCCCCACGCCGCCGACACTCCAGCGCACCAAATCACGTTCAGCCGTCCAATGCGGAAAAGAACCGCACGATGCTCTTTCAG GTGGGTCGTTTTGAAGTAAACCTCATAAGTCCTGACAGTAAAACTGTGGTGTTGGAGAAAAACTTCAAGGATATCTCCTCCTGCTGTCAG gGTATCAAGCATTCGGACCACTTCGGTTTCATCTGTCGGGACCAGCTGGACTCTGGGCCCAGTCAATATGTGTGCTTTGTTTTCCAGTGTGCCAGTGAGTCCCTG gtggaggaggtgatgctTACGTTGAAGCAGGCCTTctctacagcagcagctctgcagagcaACAAAACAGAGATCCAGCTATGTGAAGCCTGCCCCATTCATGACCTGCACAAACTCTGTGAGCGGATTGAAG gtctctACCCACCCAGAGCAAAGATAGCCATCCAAAAATATCTCTCCCAGCTCACCGATAATGAACAGGCTGAGATTTTTGAACGGGTTCAG AAATTAAAGCCCCGGTCAGACCAAGAGGAGAACGAGCTGGTGATTTTTCATCTGAGGCAGCTGTGCGACAACAAGCAGACGTCCCACGTTCACATCGGAGAG AATGCAGTGAGCAGCGCGTCAGGAGCAGACTCCTCAGCTAGTGCCAGTCGCTTCAAACTTGATCTCCTCAAGAATAAAGCACGCACCTCCCTCACCAACTCTCTGGAGAACATCTTTGCAAGG GGTGCCAGCCGGATGCGGGGGCGCTTGGGAAGCATGGGGAGCATTGGCAGTTTTGAAAGG GATGAGGAATCTCCGGGGCCCTCCCCTCCAGGTTCTCCCCCCACCTTTGCTGAAAATGACCCGGAAAATGGCGTCCAGTTCCGCCGGCGTGCCCACACCTTCAGCCACCCACCTGTGAAGAAACGCATCTCCTTCGAGGGCCAGTCAAACAGCCAGAGCAAGGCTGCCCTGCACAGGCAACAGTCTGTAAACCCCGAGCTGCTCCAGAGCAG TCCCACGGCTGTCTCCTCAAGAACGCGCAGCGTTTCGGAGAGCGAGTCCTCCTTcaacctcccctcctctttctccgcTCCCACTTTCCTGAAAAGCATTTACCAGGGTTCACTGGGCTCCCTGAGCTCCCTGGCAGACAGTGGGACCCTCAAGAG CAACGGTGAAGGCAGGAAGAGAACCCTTTCTAGCTGCAGTAATGACTCGCTGAGCTGGGGGCTGCCTCCGACCCCACGCAGGGTCTCCTGGAGACAGAAGATCTTCCTCAGGGTTGCATCACCGATGAGCAAATCACCTGCACCCATGCACCACCCAG ACGACTCTAAAGGCCAGGAgttgttgcctctttctccacATTCAAGAAGATCTGTTATGGACCCATCAAGGCATCTGCTTCCACCGGGGGAGAAGCCCAAGAGGACCTCAGCTGACTATCGGGCCCTATGGAAAACTGCCATCCACCAGCAGATCCTACTTCTGCGCATGGAAAAGGAGAACCAGAGACTGGAAG AAG CGAGCCGTGATGAACTGCACATACGCAAGATGAAACTGAACTATCAGGAAGTGGGCCAGTGCTCCAAAGATGCTCAGGCACTGTGGGAGAGAAAACTAACAGCCCCAGGCAGAACAACTGTTCAGCAAGATAAGAAGGAGTTATACCATGCGCTCTGCCAAG GTGTTCCCAAGAACAGACGTGGGGAAGTTTGGTTGCTTCTTTCCTATCAGCATCGGCTCCGCCACAGGCTGCCCCAGCGTCTGCATGCCCCAGACACACCCTATCAGGATTTGCTGAAGCAGCTGACCGCGCAGCAACATGCCATTCTGGTGGATCTAG GGCGGACCTTCCCCACCCACCAAtacttctcagcccagctggGTGCAGGGCAACTTTCCCTCTACAACCTCCTTAAAGCTTATTCTCTGCTGGATACAGAG GTTGGTTACTGTCAGGGTATCAGCTTTGTAGCCGGagtgctgctgcttcacatGAGCGAGGAGCAGGCCTTTGACATGCTGAGGTTCCTCATGTATGACCTGGGCATCAGGCAGCAGTACAAACCAGACATGATCTCTCTGCAG ATTCAGATGTACCAGCTCTCCAGACTGCTCCATGACTACCACCGTGAGTTGTACACTCATCTCGAGGATCACGAGATCAGCCCAAGCCTTTACGCAGCACCGTGGTTCCTCACACTCTTCGCCTCACAGTTCCCACTCGGCTTTGTGTCGCGTATTTTTG ATTTTGTATTCGTCCAAGGGACTGGAGTGATATTTAAAGTGGCACTCTGTCTGCTGAGCAGCCATGAGGGGGAGATAATGGAATGTGACAGCTTTGAGAGCATTGTGGACTATTTAAAATCTACACTTCCTGCCCTCAGTCAGTCACAGATGGAAAAGACTATTGCAAAG GTCGTGGATATGGACATCTCCAAGCAACTGCACGCATATGAAGTGGAGTACCATGTCCTGCAGGATGAGATGCTGGATGCAGGTGCTGTGTTGGATGACTCTGACCGTCTTGACAAGCTGGAAAAGACCAACATGCAGCTGAAAAGGCAAAACATGGACCTGCTGGAAAAACTTCAG GCTGCGAGGCAGAAGATTCAGTCGCTGGAGACGAGTGTGGAGAACTTCCTTTCTCGGGAGAGCAAAATGAAGCACATGATTCGCTCCTTGGAGCAGGAGAAGGCAGCTTACCAGAAGACCATTGAACGCATGCGCTCATGCCTTCCCCTTGACACTCCGACAGATGTGGAGATGACCCAGATCAAAACAGGTCCCAACGGGAAAGCCAAAACTGAAGCCAAGAAGCCCTGA
- the tbc1d4 gene encoding TBC1 domain family member 4 isoform X4 — protein MESLAEKDNCSSKSGRRFSLTYIGWSALDRRTTLPMLPWLVAEIRRRSEKGDCGPVVQPREVHLVLNPPFVRCVPSSSTNSSVFIFEHKAQLISRFIHNSNDLTYFAYLLRGQPDNPESQMSCHVFKACDPNQVSEVICRIRQVSKSVLKGDAKPKQEADEAFYNSQKFEVLYCGKVTVMHKKAPPTLVDDCIDKFHQHEVEQKRLRLLNGQRGSMEHNPVEFLIGGEGDKVPPSLTERGEDTESAGVDDTAGVQSLCSRGSFPECILEDSGFEEPQEFRTRCSSLAGSLQMKPGEGVIMGPPRRRHSSAPNHVQPSNAEKNRTMLFQVGRFEVNLISPDSKTVVLEKNFKDISSCCQGIKHSDHFGFICRDQLDSGPSQYVCFVFQCASESLVEEVMLTLKQAFSTAAALQSNKTEIQLCEACPIHDLHKLCERIEGLYPPRAKIAIQKYLSQLTDNEQAEIFERVQKLKPRSDQEENELVIFHLRQLCDNKQTSHVHIGENAVSSASGADSSASASRFKLDLLKNKARTSLTNSLENIFARGASRMRGRLGSMGSIGSFERQDEESPGPSPPGSPPTFAENDPENGVQFRRRAHTFSHPPVKKRISFEGQSNSQSKAALHRQQSVNPELLQSSNGEGRKRTLSSCSNDSLSWGLPPTPRRVSWRQKIFLRVASPMSKSPAPMHHPDDSKGQELLPLSPHSRRSVMDPSRHLLPPGEKPKRTSADYRALWKTAIHQQILLLRMEKENQRLEEASRDELHIRKMKLNYQEVGQCSKDAQALWERKLTAPGRTTVQQDKKELYHALCQGVPKNRRGEVWLLLSYQHRLRHRLPQRLHAPDTPYQDLLKQLTAQQHAILVDLGRTFPTHQYFSAQLGAGQLSLYNLLKAYSLLDTEVGYCQGISFVAGVLLLHMSEEQAFDMLRFLMYDLGIRQQYKPDMISLQIQMYQLSRLLHDYHRELYTHLEDHEISPSLYAAPWFLTLFASQFPLGFVSRIFDFVFVQGTGVIFKVALCLLSSHEGEIMECDSFESIVDYLKSTLPALSQSQMEKTIAKVVDMDISKQLHAYEVEYHVLQDEMLDAGAVLDDSDRLDKLEKTNMQLKRQNMDLLEKLQAARQKIQSLETSVENFLSRESKMKHMIRSLEQEKAAYQKTIERMRSCLPLDTPTDVEMTQIKTGPNGKAKTEAKKP, from the exons ATGGAGAGTTTGGCAGAGAAGGACAACTGTTCTTCCAAATCCGGCAGGAGGTTCTCCTTGACTTACATCGGCTGGTCCGCGCTGGACAGGCGGACCACTCTGCCCATGCTGCCGTGGCTGGTGGCTGAGATCCGCAGGAGGAGCGAGAAGGGCGACTGCGGCCCCGTGGTGCAGCCGAGGGAGGTGCACCTGGTCCTTAATCCCCCTTTTGTCCGCTGCGtcccctccagcagcaccaactcctcggtttttatttttgaacacAAAGCGCAGCTCATCTCTCGCTTCATCCACAACAGCAATGACCTCACATATTTTGCTTATCTCCTGCGGGGCCAGCCGGACAACCCGGAGTCCCAGATGTCTTGTCACGTATTCAAGGCCTGCGACCCCAACCAG GTCTCTGAGGTGATTTGCAGAATTCGCCAAGTGTCCAAATCTGTCCTAAAGGGAGATGCcaaacccaaacaggaagctgacgAAGCCTTCTACAACTCCCAGAAATTTGAAGTGCTTTACTGTGGCAAG GTGACAGTGATGCACAAAAAGGCTCCACCAACCCTCGTCGACGACTGCATCGATAAATTTCATCAGCATGAGGTCGAGCAAAAGCGCCTGCGCCTGCTCAACGGGCAGCGGGGGTCCATGGAGCACAACCCTGTGGAGTTTCTGATTGGAGGGGAAGGAGACAAAGTCCCCCCTTCCCTGACTGAGCGAGGAGAAGATACGGAAAGTGCCGGAGTAGATGACACTGCAGGAG TTCAAAGCCTGTGCAGCAGAGGATCTTTTCCTGAGTGCATCCTGGAGGATTCTGGGTTCGAGGAGCCTCAGGAGTTCCGTACACGTTGCAGCAGCCTGGCTGGCAGTCTTCAGATGAAACCAGGGGAAGGTGTCATCATGGGCCCCCCACGCCGCCGACACTCCAGCGCACCAAATCACGTTCAGCCGTCCAATGCGGAAAAGAACCGCACGATGCTCTTTCAG GTGGGTCGTTTTGAAGTAAACCTCATAAGTCCTGACAGTAAAACTGTGGTGTTGGAGAAAAACTTCAAGGATATCTCCTCCTGCTGTCAG gGTATCAAGCATTCGGACCACTTCGGTTTCATCTGTCGGGACCAGCTGGACTCTGGGCCCAGTCAATATGTGTGCTTTGTTTTCCAGTGTGCCAGTGAGTCCCTG gtggaggaggtgatgctTACGTTGAAGCAGGCCTTctctacagcagcagctctgcagagcaACAAAACAGAGATCCAGCTATGTGAAGCCTGCCCCATTCATGACCTGCACAAACTCTGTGAGCGGATTGAAG gtctctACCCACCCAGAGCAAAGATAGCCATCCAAAAATATCTCTCCCAGCTCACCGATAATGAACAGGCTGAGATTTTTGAACGGGTTCAG AAATTAAAGCCCCGGTCAGACCAAGAGGAGAACGAGCTGGTGATTTTTCATCTGAGGCAGCTGTGCGACAACAAGCAGACGTCCCACGTTCACATCGGAGAG AATGCAGTGAGCAGCGCGTCAGGAGCAGACTCCTCAGCTAGTGCCAGTCGCTTCAAACTTGATCTCCTCAAGAATAAAGCACGCACCTCCCTCACCAACTCTCTGGAGAACATCTTTGCAAGG GGTGCCAGCCGGATGCGGGGGCGCTTGGGAAGCATGGGGAGCATTGGCAGTTTTGAAAGG CAGGATGAGGAATCTCCGGGGCCCTCCCCTCCAGGTTCTCCCCCCACCTTTGCTGAAAATGACCCGGAAAATGGCGTCCAGTTCCGCCGGCGTGCCCACACCTTCAGCCACCCACCTGTGAAGAAACGCATCTCCTTCGAGGGCCAGTCAAACAGCCAGAGCAAGGCTGCCCTGCACAGGCAACAGTCTGTAAACCCCGAGCTGCTCCAGAGCAG CAACGGTGAAGGCAGGAAGAGAACCCTTTCTAGCTGCAGTAATGACTCGCTGAGCTGGGGGCTGCCTCCGACCCCACGCAGGGTCTCCTGGAGACAGAAGATCTTCCTCAGGGTTGCATCACCGATGAGCAAATCACCTGCACCCATGCACCACCCAG ACGACTCTAAAGGCCAGGAgttgttgcctctttctccacATTCAAGAAGATCTGTTATGGACCCATCAAGGCATCTGCTTCCACCGGGGGAGAAGCCCAAGAGGACCTCAGCTGACTATCGGGCCCTATGGAAAACTGCCATCCACCAGCAGATCCTACTTCTGCGCATGGAAAAGGAGAACCAGAGACTGGAAG AAG CGAGCCGTGATGAACTGCACATACGCAAGATGAAACTGAACTATCAGGAAGTGGGCCAGTGCTCCAAAGATGCTCAGGCACTGTGGGAGAGAAAACTAACAGCCCCAGGCAGAACAACTGTTCAGCAAGATAAGAAGGAGTTATACCATGCGCTCTGCCAAG GTGTTCCCAAGAACAGACGTGGGGAAGTTTGGTTGCTTCTTTCCTATCAGCATCGGCTCCGCCACAGGCTGCCCCAGCGTCTGCATGCCCCAGACACACCCTATCAGGATTTGCTGAAGCAGCTGACCGCGCAGCAACATGCCATTCTGGTGGATCTAG GGCGGACCTTCCCCACCCACCAAtacttctcagcccagctggGTGCAGGGCAACTTTCCCTCTACAACCTCCTTAAAGCTTATTCTCTGCTGGATACAGAG GTTGGTTACTGTCAGGGTATCAGCTTTGTAGCCGGagtgctgctgcttcacatGAGCGAGGAGCAGGCCTTTGACATGCTGAGGTTCCTCATGTATGACCTGGGCATCAGGCAGCAGTACAAACCAGACATGATCTCTCTGCAG ATTCAGATGTACCAGCTCTCCAGACTGCTCCATGACTACCACCGTGAGTTGTACACTCATCTCGAGGATCACGAGATCAGCCCAAGCCTTTACGCAGCACCGTGGTTCCTCACACTCTTCGCCTCACAGTTCCCACTCGGCTTTGTGTCGCGTATTTTTG ATTTTGTATTCGTCCAAGGGACTGGAGTGATATTTAAAGTGGCACTCTGTCTGCTGAGCAGCCATGAGGGGGAGATAATGGAATGTGACAGCTTTGAGAGCATTGTGGACTATTTAAAATCTACACTTCCTGCCCTCAGTCAGTCACAGATGGAAAAGACTATTGCAAAG GTCGTGGATATGGACATCTCCAAGCAACTGCACGCATATGAAGTGGAGTACCATGTCCTGCAGGATGAGATGCTGGATGCAGGTGCTGTGTTGGATGACTCTGACCGTCTTGACAAGCTGGAAAAGACCAACATGCAGCTGAAAAGGCAAAACATGGACCTGCTGGAAAAACTTCAG GCTGCGAGGCAGAAGATTCAGTCGCTGGAGACGAGTGTGGAGAACTTCCTTTCTCGGGAGAGCAAAATGAAGCACATGATTCGCTCCTTGGAGCAGGAGAAGGCAGCTTACCAGAAGACCATTGAACGCATGCGCTCATGCCTTCCCCTTGACACTCCGACAGATGTGGAGATGACCCAGATCAAAACAGGTCCCAACGGGAAAGCCAAAACTGAAGCCAAGAAGCCCTGA